A genomic window from Tolypothrix sp. PCC 7910 includes:
- a CDS encoding M20 family metallopeptidase yields the protein MVSTFPNPGAVDLSHVRLSIRALQNQLVEWRRWLHQKPELGFQEKLTSEFISQKLQEWGIEHQTNIAQTGIVAIIKGNKLSSGKVLAIRADMDALPIQELNQVPYCSQHDGIMHACGHDGHTAIALGTAYYLQQHRDDFAGTVKIIFQPAEEGPGGAKPMVEAGVLKNPDVDAIIGLHLWNNLPLGTVGVRAGALMAAVELFQCTILGKGGHGAIPHQTVDSIVVAAQIVNALQTIVARNVNPIDSAVVTVGALHAGTAHNVIADTANMKGTVRYFNPAFQGYFHQRIQQIIAGVCQSHGASYDLEYISLYPPVINDAGMAELVRSVAAEVIETPVGIVPECQTMGGEDMSFFLQEVPGCYFFLGSANPTKDLAYPHHHPRFDFDETALPMGVEIFIRCVEKFLN from the coding sequence ATGGTTTCTACCTTCCCCAATCCTGGTGCTGTTGACTTATCTCACGTTCGGCTTTCGATCCGTGCATTACAAAATCAACTGGTAGAATGGCGACGCTGGCTGCATCAAAAGCCAGAGTTAGGTTTTCAAGAAAAACTCACATCTGAGTTTATCTCCCAGAAGTTACAAGAGTGGGGAATTGAGCATCAAACTAATATTGCCCAAACTGGTATTGTTGCCATCATCAAAGGTAACAAACTTAGCAGTGGTAAAGTTTTGGCAATTCGCGCTGATATGGATGCTTTGCCAATTCAAGAATTGAATCAAGTACCTTATTGTTCGCAACATGATGGCATAATGCACGCTTGTGGACATGACGGACATACTGCGATCGCACTTGGTACAGCTTACTATCTTCAGCAGCATCGCGATGATTTTGCTGGTACTGTCAAAATTATCTTTCAGCCAGCAGAAGAAGGGCCAGGGGGTGCAAAACCAATGGTTGAGGCTGGGGTGCTGAAAAACCCAGATGTCGATGCCATTATTGGGTTACATCTGTGGAATAACTTACCTTTGGGGACAGTGGGTGTCCGGGCTGGGGCGTTAATGGCGGCTGTAGAATTATTTCAATGTACAATTTTGGGCAAAGGTGGACATGGGGCGATACCACATCAAACAGTAGATTCTATTGTCGTTGCTGCTCAAATTGTCAACGCCTTGCAAACCATTGTGGCGCGGAACGTCAATCCCATTGATTCAGCAGTTGTGACTGTAGGCGCGCTTCATGCTGGTACTGCACACAATGTAATTGCTGATACAGCCAATATGAAAGGCACAGTTCGCTATTTTAACCCAGCTTTTCAAGGATATTTTCACCAGCGGATCCAGCAAATTATTGCAGGTGTCTGCCAAAGTCATGGTGCAAGTTACGACTTAGAATATATCTCTCTTTATCCCCCAGTCATTAATGATGCTGGGATGGCAGAATTAGTGCGATCGGTAGCAGCAGAAGTGATAGAAACTCCTGTAGGAATTGTGCCAGAATGCCAAACTATGGGCGGCGAAGATATGTCATTTTTCTTGCAAGAAGTTCCAGGTTGCTATTTCTTTCTAGGTTCTGCTAATCCTACAAAAGATTTGGCTTATCCTCATCATCATCCCCGCTTTGATTTTGATGAAACTGCCTTACCAATGGGTGTGGAAATCTTTATTAGGTGCGTAGAGAAGTTTTTAAATTAA
- a CDS encoding serine/threonine-protein kinase, with product MQPPITVGTVLQNRYRIIQILGQGGFGRTYLAEDQRRFNELCAIKELIPTTTGTSVWEKTQELFHREAAILYQIEHPQVPKFRERFEEDQRLFLVEDYVAGKTYRAILSERQAVSQTLTEKEVLQLMRSLLPVLAHIHSRGIIHRDISPENIILRDSDSQPVLIDFGVVKELATRLQSPNSTAPVTTVGKLGYSPSEQMQTGQAYPNSDLYALAVTAIVLLTGREPSDLFDENQLTWNWQQWARVNPQFAQVLNRMLNYRPSDRYQSAADVIQALQSVDQANVTNPNVTNTSAVSNMQTIAVGGRPPQPAPSPSPNRPAPVIPPSNHSSVLDNPLAIGAIGSAVVILAGFGSWALVSSIRSRSTTQPETPVQTFPSPVVSGGTTLTPTPTPTSTEPAVISKRLNLGNTNTTTVEDTLEENQIVQYTFFGRKGEKLTTAIAQGTGIVLSVLDTKKQPIDNTANQVQSYDGVLPVSGRYTIQLSLVPGVAESDYSLNVALERLARETPKPIITPTPTPTQTPTQTPIITPIPTPTETSTQTPIISPSPTLTATPTESPTSQEEQNNLPNDRTLNPSSNQ from the coding sequence ATGCAACCACCCATTACAGTTGGTACTGTCCTGCAAAACCGTTACCGGATTATCCAAATTCTCGGACAAGGGGGATTTGGCAGAACCTATCTAGCGGAAGACCAGAGGCGTTTTAATGAACTGTGCGCCATTAAGGAATTGATTCCGACAACAACCGGAACTTCGGTTTGGGAGAAAACGCAAGAACTTTTCCACAGGGAAGCCGCTATTTTGTATCAAATCGAGCATCCGCAAGTACCAAAATTCCGAGAAAGGTTTGAAGAAGACCAGCGTTTGTTTTTGGTGGAAGATTACGTTGCAGGAAAGACTTACCGCGCTATCCTTTCAGAACGTCAAGCTGTTAGTCAGACATTAACAGAAAAAGAAGTTTTACAGTTGATGCGCTCTTTATTACCTGTGTTGGCGCATATTCATAGTCGAGGAATTATTCACCGGGATATATCACCAGAAAATATTATTTTACGTGATAGTGATAGTCAGCCAGTCTTAATTGATTTTGGGGTAGTTAAAGAACTAGCAACGCGATTACAATCCCCCAATAGCACAGCACCAGTTACTACAGTAGGAAAATTAGGTTATTCTCCCAGTGAGCAAATGCAAACAGGGCAAGCTTACCCTAATAGTGATTTATATGCGCTTGCCGTCACAGCAATTGTTTTGCTAACTGGTAGAGAACCCTCAGACTTATTTGATGAAAATCAACTAACTTGGAATTGGCAACAATGGGCGAGAGTAAATCCCCAATTTGCCCAAGTTTTAAATCGGATGTTGAATTATCGGCCCAGCGATCGCTATCAAAGTGCGGCTGATGTCATCCAAGCATTACAATCTGTAGATCAAGCAAATGTGACGAATCCTAACGTCACTAACACTAGTGCTGTATCCAATATGCAAACCATCGCAGTTGGTGGTCGTCCGCCTCAGCCAGCACCATCGCCTTCCCCCAACAGACCTGCACCTGTAATTCCACCCAGCAATCATAGCTCTGTTTTAGATAATCCTTTAGCAATTGGGGCGATTGGCAGTGCTGTAGTCATCCTAGCAGGATTTGGTTCTTGGGCTTTAGTCAGTTCGATTCGCAGTCGCTCGACTACACAACCAGAAACACCAGTACAAACTTTCCCTTCACCAGTTGTTTCTGGTGGTACGACATTAACACCCACGCCTACACCTACTAGTACTGAACCTGCTGTAATTAGCAAACGCCTCAATTTAGGAAACACAAATACAACTACAGTAGAAGATACTTTAGAGGAAAATCAAATAGTTCAGTATACTTTTTTTGGACGCAAAGGTGAAAAATTAACTACTGCTATTGCTCAAGGAACTGGTATTGTTTTATCAGTTTTAGATACTAAGAAACAACCAATTGATAATACTGCTAATCAAGTACAATCCTATGATGGTGTATTGCCTGTAAGCGGTAGATACACTATTCAATTAAGTCTAGTTCCTGGTGTGGCTGAAAGTGATTATAGTCTCAATGTGGCATTAGAAAGGTTAGCTAGAGAAACACCGAAACCTATAATTACTCCAACGCCAACGCCTACACAAACGCCTACACAAACACCTATAATCACTCCTATACCAACGCCTACAGAAACTTCTACACAAACACCTATCATTAGTCCTAGCCCAACTCTCACAGCAACGCCTACAGAAAGCCCTACTTCTCAGGAAGAGCAAAATAACTTACCTAATGATAGAACGTTAAACCCAAGCTCTAATCAATAA
- a CDS encoding HD domain-containing protein codes for MLSERFTAALVYATELHAKQVRKGSGVPYVAHLLGVASIALEYGANEDEAIAALLHDAIEDQGGAATREEIRRRFGDHVTAIVDGCTDADTIPKPPWRQRKEAYIAHLPTASPSVLLVSAADKIYNAQSIVKDYRILGESLWQRFQGGKEGTLWYYQTLVDTFKNTGPTAMAEELARIVLEMANLAS; via the coding sequence ATGCTTTCTGAACGCTTTACCGCCGCCCTTGTCTACGCCACTGAACTCCACGCCAAACAAGTACGTAAAGGTTCTGGTGTTCCCTATGTTGCCCATTTATTAGGCGTAGCCAGTATTGCTTTAGAATATGGCGCAAATGAAGATGAAGCCATAGCAGCACTTTTACATGATGCCATCGAAGACCAAGGTGGTGCAGCCACTAGGGAAGAAATTCGCCGCCGTTTTGGAGATCATGTCACAGCAATTGTTGATGGCTGTACCGATGCAGATACTATTCCCAAACCGCCTTGGAGACAACGCAAAGAAGCATATATTGCTCATTTACCTACAGCATCGCCATCAGTTTTGCTCGTGTCCGCTGCTGATAAAATCTATAACGCTCAGTCTATTGTCAAAGATTACCGCATCTTAGGTGAATCACTTTGGCAGCGTTTTCAAGGCGGTAAAGAAGGTACTCTCTGGTATTATCAGACCCTTGTCGATACTTTTAAGAATACTGGGCCTACTGCAATGGCTGAAGAATTAGCAAGAATAGTGTTAGAGATGGCAAATTTGGCATCTTAA
- a CDS encoding BrnT family toxin produces MGILEIELVNVNTQCLLCQGMDVYFVLNGVTFIWNEEKARINPSNHDGVTFQQATEAFFDPFLVVFDASRNDEERDAVIGLDRRWNLLYVVYI; encoded by the coding sequence TTGGGCATTCTAGAAATAGAACTTGTCAACGTAAATACACAATGTCTACTATGTCAAGGTATGGATGTGTATTTCGTGCTTAATGGTGTCACTTTCATTTGGAACGAAGAAAAAGCTAGGATAAATCCTAGCAATCATGATGGCGTGACATTTCAGCAAGCCACAGAAGCATTTTTCGATCCGTTTTTAGTAGTTTTTGATGCAAGTCGCAATGATGAAGAAAGAGATGCTGTTATTGGCTTAGATAGACGGTGGAATCTTCTGTATGTCGTCTACATTTAA
- the bioD gene encoding dethiobiotin synthase, with protein sequence MNALLITGTDTEAGKTVLTTALAAYLQKYFPQRNWGLMKPIQSGEGDREWYQKLFSLKQTAEEITPLYFQAPLAPPIAAAKENRQVDLAVVWQAFSQERSRRDFVLVESLGGLGSPITDELTVADLAGDWHLPTVLVVPVRLGAIAQAVANVALARQAKINLKGIILNCVQPRSDAEIADLTPPEMIQSLTNIPVLGCLPYLENLTDLDKLAQVASNLNLETLNL encoded by the coding sequence ATCAACGCACTACTAATTACTGGAACCGATACTGAGGCGGGTAAAACAGTTTTAACAACAGCATTAGCTGCTTATTTGCAAAAATATTTTCCCCAACGCAATTGGGGATTGATGAAACCAATTCAATCTGGAGAAGGCGATCGCGAATGGTATCAAAAGCTGTTTTCCCTCAAGCAAACAGCAGAAGAAATTACACCGTTGTACTTTCAAGCACCTTTAGCGCCTCCCATCGCCGCTGCTAAGGAAAACCGCCAAGTTGATTTAGCTGTAGTTTGGCAAGCTTTCTCTCAAGAGCGATCGCGTCGAGATTTTGTGTTGGTAGAATCGTTAGGGGGTTTAGGTTCACCAATTACAGATGAATTAACAGTGGCAGATTTAGCTGGAGATTGGCATTTACCAACAGTTTTGGTAGTACCAGTGAGGTTAGGTGCGATCGCGCAAGCAGTGGCTAATGTCGCATTAGCTAGACAAGCAAAAATCAACCTCAAAGGAATCATTCTCAATTGCGTACAACCCCGTTCCGATGCTGAAATTGCCGATTTAACACCCCCAGAGATGATTCAATCACTCACCAATATCCCAGTGTTAGGCTGCTTACCTTATCTAGAGAACCTTACTGATTTAGATAAACTAGCTCAAGTAGCCTCAAATTTAAATTTAGAAACACTAAATCTTTGA
- the typA gene encoding translational GTPase TypA, with the protein MTLPIRNVAIIAHVDHGKTTLVDALLKQSGIFREGEDVPDCVMDSNALERERGITILSKNTAVRYKDTLINIVDTPGHADFGGEVERVLGMVDGCLLIVDANEGPMPQTRFVLKKALEKGLRPIVVINKIDRTNADPHIAVDKVLDLFLELGADEDQCDFTYLFASGMGGYAKESMEAEAVDMQPLFNAILQHVPPPVGDVNKPLQLQVTTLDYSEYLGRIVIGRIHNGTIRAGQQAALITESGAIVKSKITKLMGFEGLKRVEMEEATAGYIVAVAGFADAYIGETITDPNEPQALPLIKVDEPTLQMTFWVNDSPFAGQEGKLVTSRQVRDRLFRELETNVALRVEETDSPDKFLVSGRGELHLGILIETMRREGFEFQVSQPQVIYREVSGQPCEPYELLVLDIPGDAVGSCIERLGQRKGEMQDMQPGSGDRTQLEFIIPARGLIGFRGEFMRMTRGEGIMNHSFLDYRPLSGDIEARNKGVLISFEEGVSTFYAMKNAEDRGAFFITPGTKVYRGMIVGEHNRPQDLELNVCKTKQLTNHRAAGGDELVQLQAPIDMSLERALEYIGPDELVEVTPKSIRLRKMAKKLAKR; encoded by the coding sequence ATGACGCTCCCAATTCGTAACGTCGCCATTATTGCCCACGTTGACCACGGCAAAACCACCCTGGTTGATGCACTCCTTAAACAATCCGGCATTTTCCGCGAAGGGGAAGACGTTCCGGATTGCGTCATGGACTCCAATGCCTTGGAACGAGAACGGGGAATTACAATTCTCTCTAAAAATACAGCGGTTCGCTACAAAGATACGCTAATCAATATTGTTGATACTCCTGGACACGCTGACTTCGGTGGTGAAGTTGAACGCGTACTGGGCATGGTTGACGGATGTCTTTTAATTGTCGATGCCAATGAAGGGCCTATGCCCCAAACACGCTTTGTACTCAAAAAAGCGTTAGAAAAAGGTCTGCGCCCCATCGTTGTCATCAACAAAATTGACCGTACCAACGCTGATCCCCATATTGCTGTTGATAAAGTTTTGGATCTGTTCTTGGAATTAGGAGCAGATGAAGACCAATGTGATTTTACCTATCTGTTTGCCTCCGGTATGGGGGGTTATGCCAAAGAAAGCATGGAAGCAGAAGCGGTAGATATGCAACCCCTGTTTAATGCAATTCTGCAACACGTTCCACCACCAGTTGGTGACGTTAACAAGCCCCTGCAATTGCAAGTCACAACCCTAGATTATTCTGAATACCTGGGACGGATTGTAATTGGTAGAATTCACAACGGCACCATCCGGGCTGGACAACAAGCGGCTCTAATTACAGAAAGTGGCGCAATTGTCAAGTCCAAAATCACCAAGTTGATGGGCTTTGAAGGCTTGAAACGGGTGGAAATGGAAGAAGCCACAGCAGGTTATATTGTGGCGGTGGCTGGTTTCGCTGATGCTTACATTGGGGAAACAATTACCGATCCCAATGAACCGCAAGCTTTACCACTGATTAAAGTGGATGAACCAACCTTACAAATGACCTTCTGGGTGAACGATTCGCCCTTTGCAGGTCAAGAAGGAAAGTTGGTGACTTCACGCCAAGTGCGCGATCGCCTGTTCCGCGAATTGGAAACCAACGTGGCTTTGCGGGTTGAAGAAACCGATTCTCCCGATAAATTCCTCGTTTCCGGTCGTGGTGAACTTCACCTTGGTATCTTAATTGAAACCATGCGTCGCGAAGGCTTTGAGTTTCAAGTATCTCAGCCACAGGTAATTTACCGCGAAGTCAGCGGTCAACCATGTGAACCTTACGAACTCCTAGTGTTAGATATTCCTGGTGATGCAGTGGGTAGCTGTATTGAACGCCTGGGACAACGCAAAGGCGAAATGCAAGATATGCAACCAGGTAGTGGCGATCGCACTCAACTAGAGTTTATCATTCCCGCCCGTGGCTTGATTGGTTTCCGTGGTGAATTCATGCGGATGACTCGTGGTGAAGGCATCATGAACCACAGCTTCTTGGATTACCGTCCATTGTCTGGCGATATTGAAGCTCGTAACAAAGGCGTTTTAATCTCCTTTGAAGAAGGTGTTTCTACCTTCTACGCCATGAAGAACGCGGAAGATAGAGGCGCATTCTTTATTACACCCGGTACTAAAGTTTACAGAGGCATGATTGTGGGCGAACACAATCGTCCCCAAGACTTAGAACTGAATGTTTGTAAAACCAAGCAGTTGACCAACCACCGGGCTGCTGGTGGTGATGAACTAGTGCAGCTGCAAGCACCGATAGACATGAGTTTAGAACGTGCTTTGGAATACATTGGCCCTGATGAATTGGTGGAAGTCACACCAAAATCGATTCGTCTGCGGAAGATGGCGAAGAAGTTGGCGAAACGCTAA
- a CDS encoding serine/threonine-protein kinase yields the protein MCLYAKIDTSVVNLSIMTWASGKQLQKGKYRIEQELGAGGFGITYCAKDNYGRYVVIKTLNEQVQRRPDFSKFQQDFLNEAIKLAKCTHPHIARIDEVIHEDGLWCIVMEYIDGENLAYQVDNRGVLPEAEALRYIQQIGEALTLVHNHGLLHRDVKPQNIMLRANETEAVLIDFGIAREFSHNLTQTHTQILSDGFSPIEQYDKRAKRGAFTDVYALAATLYSFLTAEVPTMAPIRAIGTPLEEPKNINSCISEKVNQAILKGMEIKPENRPQSVQEWLAIFMPNDDSETCPEMIGTWYGDFGSGKATLSITRQSGNSFDGTLIYKHWWNGIAKIAITGEFDHQKNTVIIHETKILSGYWRLGENHGRLSFNRKQISGHGKDKQGLYSWLFEKVN from the coding sequence ATGTGTCTGTATGCCAAAATTGACACCAGCGTTGTTAACTTGAGCATCATGACTTGGGCATCAGGAAAGCAATTACAGAAAGGAAAGTACAGGATTGAACAAGAATTAGGTGCGGGTGGCTTTGGTATCACTTATTGCGCCAAAGATAATTATGGGCGCTACGTGGTAATTAAAACTTTGAATGAGCAAGTGCAACGCCGCCCTGACTTTAGCAAGTTTCAGCAAGATTTTCTTAATGAGGCGATAAAACTTGCTAAATGCACTCATCCCCATATTGCGCGAATTGATGAAGTAATTCATGAGGATGGCTTATGGTGCATTGTCATGGAATACATTGATGGCGAAAATTTAGCTTATCAAGTGGACAACCGAGGAGTTTTGCCAGAGGCGGAAGCTTTACGATACATTCAGCAGATTGGTGAGGCGCTAACTCTGGTTCATAATCACGGCTTATTGCATCGAGATGTGAAACCGCAAAATATCATGTTGCGCGCTAATGAAACAGAAGCAGTATTAATTGATTTTGGGATTGCGCGGGAATTTTCCCATAATTTGACTCAAACTCATACACAAATTCTATCTGATGGATTTTCGCCAATTGAGCAATATGACAAGCGTGCAAAACGGGGTGCTTTCACAGATGTTTATGCTTTGGCTGCAACACTATATTCTTTTTTAACTGCAGAAGTACCAACAATGGCTCCCATCAGAGCAATTGGTACACCGTTAGAAGAACCGAAAAATATTAATTCTTGTATTAGTGAAAAAGTTAATCAGGCAATTCTCAAGGGAATGGAGATCAAGCCAGAAAATCGCCCTCAGTCAGTACAAGAATGGTTGGCAATATTTATGCCAAATGATGATTCTGAAACTTGCCCAGAAATGATTGGGACATGGTACGGCGATTTTGGAAGTGGTAAAGCTACACTCTCTATCACTCGCCAGTCTGGTAATTCTTTTGATGGAACTTTAATTTATAAACACTGGTGGAATGGAATAGCTAAGATTGCTATTACTGGCGAATTTGACCATCAAAAAAATACAGTCATAATACATGAAACTAAAATATTATCAGGTTACTGGCGGCTAGGAGAAAATCACGGCAGATTATCATTTAATCGCAAACAAATATCTGGTCATGGAAAAGATAAACAAGGCTTATATTCATGGTTATTTGAAAAGGTAAATTAG
- a CDS encoding pyridoxamine 5'-phosphate oxidase family protein, which yields MPRKFGEIAFTPEVLAAQEQRGSRQTYERYIANGSANDVITPKIEEFIAQLDGFYLGTVSSNDYPYIQFRGGPPGFLKVLDEKTLGFADFTGNVQYVTVGNLSGNDKAFIFLMDYRHRKRLKIWGRSKYVEDDPALIAQLRMPGYPAEVERAILFHVEAISENCPQHIPIRYSVDEVEAMIAPLQARITQLEQQLSDRLTEL from the coding sequence ATGCCACGCAAATTTGGAGAAATTGCTTTTACCCCGGAAGTGCTAGCAGCTCAAGAACAACGGGGGTCGAGGCAGACCTATGAGCGCTATATTGCCAATGGTTCTGCGAATGATGTCATTACCCCAAAGATTGAGGAATTTATTGCTCAACTCGACGGTTTTTATTTAGGAACAGTCAGTTCCAACGATTATCCATATATTCAATTTCGTGGCGGCCCACCTGGTTTTTTGAAGGTCTTGGATGAGAAGACGCTAGGCTTTGCCGACTTCACTGGCAATGTACAGTACGTTACGGTGGGTAACCTGTCGGGTAATGACAAAGCCTTCATCTTCTTAATGGATTATCGTCACCGCAAACGCCTCAAGATTTGGGGAAGAAGCAAATATGTTGAAGACGATCCAGCTTTGATTGCACAGCTACGAATGCCAGGATATCCAGCAGAAGTAGAAAGAGCGATTCTCTTTCATGTAGAAGCAATTAGCGAAAACTGTCCCCAACATATTCCTATCCGCTATTCAGTGGATGAAGTCGAAGCGATGATTGCTCCTTTACAAGCTCGCATTACACAATTAGAACAGCAACTAAGCGATCGCCTGACGGAACTGTAA
- the dhaK gene encoding dihydroxyacetone kinase subunit DhaK has product MKKLINKPEDFVRESLEGMAVAHADLIQVSYEPTFVYRADAPVKGKVAIISGGGSGHEPMHAGFVGRGMLDAACPGEVFTSPTPDQMLAAAQKVNSGAGVLYIVKNYSGDVMNFEMATELAQSEDIRVLNILIDDDVAVKDSLFTQGRRGVGTTVLAEKICGAAAEAGYDLQQIADLCRRVNLHGRSMGIALTSCTVPAKGTPTFTLSDRELEIGIGIHGEPGRERIAVQSVDEITESLARAIIDDTGYSRTVREWNAKQGDWVDVELTDPPLQKGDRVLAFVNSMGGTPLSELYLVYRKLAQICEQQGLQIVRNLIGPYITSLEMQGCSITLLKLDDEMIRLWDAPVKTPSLRWGI; this is encoded by the coding sequence ATGAAAAAGCTGATTAACAAGCCAGAAGACTTTGTGCGGGAAAGCTTAGAAGGTATGGCGGTGGCTCATGCTGATTTAATTCAGGTGAGCTATGAACCAACCTTTGTTTACCGAGCCGATGCGCCTGTAAAAGGAAAAGTAGCAATTATATCTGGTGGTGGCAGTGGACATGAGCCAATGCACGCGGGTTTTGTGGGTAGAGGAATGCTTGATGCTGCTTGTCCAGGAGAGGTTTTTACTTCACCTACCCCAGATCAAATGTTAGCTGCAGCCCAGAAAGTAAATAGTGGGGCAGGTGTCCTTTATATCGTCAAAAACTATAGTGGCGATGTGATGAACTTTGAAATGGCAACGGAATTAGCCCAAAGTGAAGATATCCGAGTGCTGAATATTTTGATTGATGATGATGTCGCAGTCAAAGACAGCCTTTTTACCCAGGGAAGGCGGGGTGTGGGTACAACAGTACTGGCAGAAAAAATTTGTGGTGCGGCTGCTGAAGCCGGATATGATTTGCAGCAAATAGCAGATTTATGTCGTCGGGTAAATTTGCATGGGCGGAGTATGGGAATTGCCTTGACTTCCTGTACAGTACCCGCCAAAGGTACACCGACATTTACATTAAGCGATCGCGAGTTAGAAATTGGTATTGGGATTCATGGTGAACCAGGTAGAGAACGCATCGCTGTACAATCTGTAGATGAAATTACTGAAAGTTTAGCACGAGCAATCATTGACGATACAGGCTATAGCCGGACAGTCAGAGAATGGAATGCAAAGCAAGGGGATTGGGTAGATGTAGAACTGACAGATCCACCATTACAAAAAGGCGATCGCGTACTTGCTTTTGTCAATAGTATGGGTGGTACTCCCCTCTCAGAACTTTATCTTGTCTATCGCAAACTAGCCCAAATCTGCGAACAGCAAGGATTACAAATTGTACGCAATCTCATTGGCCCTTATATTACATCTTTGGAAATGCAAGGATGCTCAATTACATTATTGAAGCTAGATGATGAAATGATTCGGCTCTGGGATGCACCAGTCAAAACCCCAAGTCTACGTTGGGGAATTTAG
- a CDS encoding ribose-phosphate pyrophosphokinase: MNAHRGSAVLSSATLSKVQPVATGLTENHRLRLFSGSANLQLSTEVARYLGMDLGPMIRKRFADGELYIQIQESIRGCDVYLIQPCCQPVNDHLMELMIMIDACRRASARQVTAVIPYYGYARADRKTAGRESITAKLVANLITQAGANRVLAMDLHSAQIQGYFDIPFDHVYGSPVLLDYLASKQLHDLVVVSPDVGGVARARAFAKKLNDAPLAIIDKRRQAHNVAEVLNVIGDVKGKTAVLVDDMIDTGGTIAAGAKLLREEGARQVYACATHAVFSPPAIERLSSGIFEEVIVTNTIPIPESDRFPQLVVLSVANVLGETIWRIHEDSSVSSMFR; this comes from the coding sequence ATGAATGCACATCGAGGATCTGCTGTGCTCAGTTCTGCAACTTTATCCAAAGTGCAGCCAGTTGCAACAGGACTGACTGAAAATCATCGCCTGCGGCTTTTTTCTGGCTCTGCCAATTTACAACTGTCTACTGAAGTCGCTCGTTACCTAGGTATGGATCTAGGCCCAATGATCCGTAAAAGATTTGCGGACGGCGAACTTTATATTCAAATTCAGGAATCAATCCGGGGTTGTGATGTCTATCTAATCCAGCCATGTTGCCAGCCGGTTAATGATCATTTAATGGAATTAATGATTATGATTGATGCCTGTCGTCGTGCTTCTGCACGGCAGGTAACAGCAGTAATTCCTTACTATGGCTATGCCCGTGCTGACCGGAAAACCGCAGGAAGAGAGTCCATCACTGCAAAGTTGGTTGCCAACCTGATCACTCAAGCAGGTGCCAACCGTGTTCTGGCAATGGATTTACACTCAGCCCAAATTCAGGGATATTTTGACATACCATTCGATCATGTTTACGGTTCGCCAGTGTTATTAGATTACCTGGCTAGCAAACAACTGCATGATTTAGTAGTAGTTTCTCCTGATGTGGGTGGTGTAGCAAGAGCAAGAGCATTTGCCAAAAAGCTGAACGATGCTCCATTAGCGATTATTGATAAACGTCGCCAAGCTCATAATGTTGCCGAAGTTTTGAACGTCATCGGTGACGTGAAGGGGAAAACGGCGGTCTTGGTAGACGATATGATTGACACTGGTGGCACAATTGCAGCTGGGGCTAAGTTGCTGCGAGAAGAAGGGGCGCGTCAGGTATATGCCTGTGCAACTCATGCGGTGTTCTCTCCACCTGCGATTGAACGCTTGTCCAGTGGCATATTTGAGGAAGTGATTGTCACCAATACTATCCCTATCCCAGAAAGCGATCGCTTTCCACAGCTGGTAGTGCTTTCAGTGGCTAATGTACTCGGTGAAACCATCTGGCGGATTCACGAAGATAGTTCAGTAAGTAGTATGTTCCGCTAG